The Solicola gregarius DNA window GGCGGCCCGGCGCAGAAGCCCCCGCAACTGCTCGACCGACGCGTCATCGAGGCCCGCCAGGACCTCGCGCTCGACCTGCCGGATCCGGGCAGCGAGCTCGTCATGCGTCGAGCGGCCCTTCGCGGTCAGCTCGACCCTGCGCGCCCGGCGGTCGGCCGGGTCCGGCTTCCGCTCGACCAGCCCGGCGTCCTCCAGGTCATCGATGAGGTGCGGCACGACCGTACGATCGACGCCGATCTGCTCTGCCAACGCGGCCTGCGTTCCGCATGCGCCGGCGGTCGCTATCGACAGCACCTGGTATCCACGCGGGCCGGCGCCCGGTGGTGAGCCGATCGAGGAGCAGCAGGCAGCGGCGGCGACCGCCGAGACGATCGCGACCGAGTTCGAGCGGGCCGACGCGTACCTCCTCACCGCACCCTTCTACAACTTCGGCGTCTCCCAGCACGTCAAGACCTGGGCCGACGTACTCCTCACCGACCCCCGGTTCGCACTCGGCCAGGAGACCGCCGCCGGACGGCCCGCGTACCTCGTCACGGCACGGGGCGGCGGCTACGGCCCGGGAGCCCCGCGGCACGGGTGAGATCACGGCACCGACTGGCTGCGCCGGATCTTCGGTGACGTCCTCGGTCTCGATCTGGAGCTGATCGAGACCGAGCTGACTCTCGCACCCGTCACGCCCGGGATGGAAGACCTACGCGACCTTGCGGCAGCCAATCTGGAGAACGCACACCGTGCGGCACGCACGCACGGACACGGCCTCGCCGACCGTCTCCGCGTCGCCGCCTGAGTGCGTCGGCTTCAGCGCGCGCGCCGCGCCCGGTACGCCGCAACATGCTGGCGGTTGCCGCAGTTTCCGGTGTCGCAGTACCGCTTGGAGCGGTTGCGGGACAGGTCGACGAGCACGTCGTCGCAGTCGGGCGCGGCGCACCGCTGCAGCCGATCGAGATCGTCCGCCCGGATCAGGTCGACGAACGCCATCGCCGACTCCGCGGCGATGCGGTCCGCCAGCGGCGCCTCCGGGTCGGACAGGTGCAGATGCCAGTCCCACTCGTCGTGGCGGGCGAGGAAAGGTCGGGCGCCCGAGTCGGCGAGCAGCGCGTTGACGAGCACCACCACGTCGTCACGGGCATCGGCGTCCCACAGGGCGCGCAGCCGGTCGCGTACGTCTCGCACCGCGCGTAGCTCGGCCCCGTCGCCGTCGATCCGGCCGGTGTACGGGTGGTCGACGAGGAACCGGTCGAGGCCGGCACGATCCGCGAGCAGGTCTCCCTCGGGCTGCACGGTGTTCACGAGTGCCGATCCGGTCGCGAGGGCGACCCGCGTGTCATACGCAAACTGCATATTGACTCCTGACATGCCGAGCGACTACCGTCATGAGCAACATTCTAGTTTGCTCATGACAGGGGCGCGACATGCGGGGAACTGCGCGGCGCGGCGAGGCCGGCCTCGCACTGGCACTCACCTCGGGTGCGACCTTCGGCCTGTCCGGGTCGTTCGGCGATGCCCTGCTCGACGAGGGTTGGTCACCGCTGGGCGTCGTCCTGGCCCGGATCACCGGCGCGGCGATCCTGCTCGTCATCCCGTTGCTCGTGGTGATCGGGCGTGGTTGGCGTCCGCGGCCGGGCAACCTTCGCGCGACGACGATCTACGGTGTCGTCGCGGTCGCCGGTACACAGCTGTGCTTCTTCAACGCGGTCCAGTACCTCGATGTCGGTGTCGCGCTCCTCCTCGAAGTTCTCGGCGCCGGTCCTGCTCCTCGGCTGGACCTGGTGGCGGACGGGTACGCCACCCTCACGCCTCACGTCGGCCGGCGCCGTCGTCGCCGTCGGCGGCCTGCTGCTCGTGCTCGACATCGGAGGCGAGGCGTCGCTGCACCCTGCCGGCATCGCCTGGGGCCTCGGCGCCGCGGTGTGCGTGTGCGTCTACTTCCAGTCGTCGGCCGGGGCGGACAGCCCGCCCGCGCTCGTGCTCACCACCGTGGGAATGGTCGTCGGTGCGCTCGGGCTCGCCGTCGTCGGCGTGCTCGGCATCCTGCCGATGACGTTCACGACCGCGGACGCCACCCTCGCGGGCAACACCCTGCCCTGGTGGGCGATCGTGTTGCTGATCGCCGGCATCTCGACCGCCGCGGCGTACGTGTCCGGGATCATGGCGATCGCGCGCCTCGGCTCACGCGTCGCGTCGTTCGTCGGACTGAGCGAGGTCCTGTTCGCCGTCCTCGGCGCGTGGTGGCTGGTGTCTCAGCGCCCGACCCTGCAGCAGCTCGTCGGCGGAGTGCTCATCGTCACGGGCATCGCGATCATCCGGCACGCGGAGCGTGCCGCGATCACGCGCTCCCGTAGCGCCGACTCCGCTTCGCGTACTCCTCGATCGCGGACCACAGGCTTCTCCGGTCGACGTCGGGCCACGTCACGTCGCTGAACACCAGTTCGGCGTACGCCGACTGCCAGAGCAGGAAGTTGCTCGTACGACGCTCGCCGGACGTACGCCAGAATAGGTCGACGTCGGGCATATCGGGCTCGTCGAGGTAGCGCGCGAGGGTGCGTTCGCTCACCCGGTCGGCGTTGACCCGCCCGTCGGCGACATCGCGCGCCAACGCGGCGGCGGCATCGACGAGCTCCGCGCGACCCCCGTAGTTGACGCACATCGTGAGTGTCAGCACGGTGTTGTCGCGGGTGAGCTCCTCGGCGACCTCGAGCTCGCGAATGACGCTTCGCCACAGCCGGGGCCGCCGGCCGGCCCATCGCACGCGTACGCCGAGCTCGTTCATCTCGTCGCGCCGGCGGCGGATCACGTCGCGGTTGAAGCCCATCAGGAACCGAACCTCGTCGGGGGAGCGCTTCCAGTTCTCGGTCGAGAACGCGTACGCCGACACGTGGGTGACGCCGACCTCGATCGCGCCCTCGACGACATCGAACAGCGCGGCCTCGCCTCGCTCGTGACCGGCCGTGCGGGGCAGACCCTGCTTCTTCGCCCAGCGTCCGTTGCCGTCCATCACGATCGCGACGTGCCTGGGTACGAGTGTCTGCGGGATCGCCGGCGGCCGGGCACCCGAGGGATGCGGGGACGGTCGGCGCGGGCGCGCCGCAGAGCTGGACACTCCCCGAACCTATCGATCGACGTGCGCCAGCGAGCGCAGGCCTCGTTCGAGGTGCCACGCGAGATACGCCGCGACGAGCCCGCTCGCCTCGCGCCGCGGCCGCTCGTCGGCCGCCTCGGCGGTCGGCCAGTCGCCGGACAGCAGCGCGGCCAACAGCTCGACCGTCGCGGCCGAAGGGTTGGCCGAGCCCGGCAACCGGCAGCCGGTGCACAGGATGCCGCCCGCCGACGGGTTGAAGCTGCGGTGCGGGCCTTCCTCGCCGCACCGCGCACACGCATCGAAGCTGGGTGCGTACCCGGCGACGGCGAGTGAGCGGAGCAGGAACGAGTCGAGGATGAGTGCCGAGTCGTGCTCGCGCCCGGACAGGGAGCGCAGCGCCGCGACGAGCAGCAGGTACTGCTGGAGTGCGGGGTCACCGTCCTCCCCGACGAGACGCTCGGCGGTCTCGAGCATCGCCGTGCCCGCGGTGTACGCGGCGTAGTCGGACCCGAGCGTCGACGCGAACGGCGAGACCGTCTCGACCTGGGTGATCACGTCGAGCGTGCGCCCCTCCGCGAGCATCAGGTCGACGTGCATGAACGGCTCGAGCCGCGCGCCGAACCGCGAGGACGTCTTGCGTATGCCCTTCGCGACCGCGCGGACGCGCCCGTGCCGGCGGCTGAGCATGGTGACGATCCGGTCGGCCTCACCCAGCTTCTGCAAACGCAGCACGACGGCTTCGTCGCGATAGAGACTCACTCCCCCATTGTGGACTACCGTGACGACAACTCAGAGCAACTGGCGGGGCTCCGCTCAACCGAGCGCCCGCGCGAGCGTCGCGGCGGCGATGTTGGCGCCACACGAGACGATCGCGACGTTGCGACCGGCGAGCGCGTCTCCGATCTTCACGGCCCCGGCGACGGCCGCCGCGGCGGCGCCCTCGATGAGCTCGTGCCGCTCGTCGATCACGAGCCGTAACGCATCGCGGATCTCGTCCTCGCTCACCAGAACCCACTCGTCGACGAGCTGTTGGCACAGCGGGAACGTGATCGCATCGGGAATCACCGCCCCGGACGTACCGTCACTGAGCGTCGGCTCGGCATCGACCGTGATGATGCGACCCGCCTCGACCGACGCTGCCATCGCCGCGTCGTTGGCCGGGGAGACGCCCACGACCCGTACGTCGGGGCGGCGGTGCTTCAGCGCCGTCGCGACGCCGGAGACCAGGCCACCGCCGCCGACCGCGACCACGACCACGTCGGTCGCGGGATTCTGCTCGACGATCTCGGCGCCGATCGTGCCCTGTCCGGAGATGACGTCGAGGTCGTCGTACGGGCTGACGTAGGTGAGCCCCTCGGACTCCGCGGCCTCCATTGCGAGCACTTCTGTCTCTCCCGCATCGGCACCCAACGTGCGGACCTCGGCACCGAGCCGGCGGATGCCGGCGGCCTTCACCGGTGAGGCGCCGCTGGGGACGCAAACCGTGCCGCGGCCGCCGAGGGCGGCCAACGCGTTCGCCACGCCGAGGCCGTGGTTGCCGGACGAGGCCGTGATGACCCCGGCCGCGCGTACGTCGTCATCGAGCGCCGTCAGCTTTGCCAGCGCGCCGCGCGCCTTGAACGACCCCGTCACCTGCAGGTGCTCGGACTTCAGCCGTACGTCGGCGTCGAACCGCTCGCTCAGCGCCGGGAACGGCGCATGCGGCGTGTGACGTACGTACGGCGCGATGCGGTCACGGGCCGCATCGATGCGTGCGGGCAGGTCATCGAGGTCGGGCATACGGCGAGTCTCTCAGGTGCGCTGGGCCGATGCAGAACCCGCTGCCCTCACGTGCGAACTGCCATCTGCACGCGAACCTCGTCGCCCTCGCCGATGGTCGCGGGCTTGCGCACCGCATCCTTCAACGGCAGCAGATATCCGCCGTCCTTGGGGAAGAGCGACGTCTCGAAGTCGACGTCGCCGATTCGGGCGACCACCGGGATCACGCCCCAGCCGTAGCTAGCGACGGTCGCCAGCGCGCGTACGTCCTCGCACTCCTCGTCGGGCACGGGCACGAAGTAGTAGGGCGCGGGGCCGCGCCACTCGATGACCCGACCGCTGAAGCTCAGGTCCATGGCCGGGCCGACCGGATCGAAGCCGTTCATGCCCGTCAGGCTAGGACATCCCTCGGACATCCGACGTCGCCGTTCAACGGACCGTCACGTTTACGCGGCACCTCGGCGGGTAGGTCTCGACGTACCGAGAGACCCCGGGAGGTTCCCATGCGAGTCATACTCGCCGTGCTGGCCATACTGGCCGCCGCACTCATTGCCCCCAGCTCAACCGCAGCAGCACCCGCGCCGTCGACGGCCTCCGCCGCGTCGGCCGCAGCCGCCGATGGCTGCTACACCTGGAGCGGCACGCTCAAGGAGGGCGCCAGCGGAGACGCCGTACGACAGCTGCAGATCCGCGTCGCCGGATACGCCAACTACGGCGAGGTTCTCGGCCTCGACGGTGAGTTCGGGCCGAAGACCGCCCAGGCCGTCGCGGCCTTCCAGAAGGCGTACGGGCTTTCGTCCGACGGCGTCGCCGGGCCGAACACGTTCGCGAAGATCTACGAACTGCAGGACGACGACTGCACGCCGGTCAATTTCACGTACGGCGAGCTGAACCAGTGCAACTCCGACTGGTCGGGCGGCCCGCTCTCGGCGTCGCAGGCCAAGGCGAACGCGCTGGTGTCGATGTGGAAGCTGCAGGCCCTGCGGCATGCGCTCGGAGACCAGCCGATCACGATCTCGAGCGGTTTCCGCAGCTACGCGTGCAATGACGCCGTCGGCGGCGCTGCGTCGAGCCGTCATCTGTACGGTGACGCCGTCGACCTGACCGGTGTGCACTCGTTCTGCACGCTGGCCAAGGAAGCGCGCAGCCACGGCTTCTCCGAGATCCTCGGCCCGGGCTACCCGGGCCACGACGATCACACCCACGTCGCCAACGATCCGAGCCCGTACTGGGACGCGCCCGACTGCGGGATCTGAGCCGAGCAAATGGACATTTGTCGGGCCAGGGCCTGACAAATGTCCATTTGCCTCGGGAACGGCTCGCTACGCGACGCGGTTGAGCGCAGAGAGCACCGCGTGCAGCGAGGCCCGCATGATATTCGGATCCATGCCGACGCCCCAGACGATCTCGTCGCCGATCTCGCACTCGACGTACGCCGCCGCGCTCGCGTCGCCGCCCGACGAGAGCGCGTGCTCGGCGTAGTCGAGCACGCGTAGGTCGACGCCGGATGCGGCGAGCGCATCGACGAACGCGGCGATCGGACCGTTGCCCTCGCCCTTGATCGCACGCGTCTCGTCGCCGACGCGGAGGTCGGCGATGACCTCGTCGCGGTCACCTGCCTGCGCCGTGGTGATGCTCTGCAGCTCGTACGGACCGGTGTGCTCGAGGTACTCCCGGGAGAACGCGGCCCACATCGCCTCGGGGGCGATCTCGCCGGCCTCCCCTTCGGTCAGCCCCTGCACGGCGCGGCTGAACTCGATCTGCAGTCGGCGAGGCAGGTCGAGATGGTGCTCCGACTTCATGATGTACGCGACGCCGCCCTTGCCGGACTGGCTGTTGACCCGGATGACGGCCTCGTACGAGCGGCCGACGTCGTGTGGGTCGATCGGCAGGTACGGCGCCTCCCACGGCACCTCCGCCACGGGTACGCCACGCTCCGCGGCGACCCGGTCGAGATCCTCGAGACCCTTCTTGATGGCGTCCTGGTGCGACCCGGAGAAGGCCGTGTAGACAAGGTCGCCCGCGTACGGATGGCGCGGATGCACCGGCAGCCCGGTGCAGTACTCGACGGTGCGCCGGATCTCGTCGATATCGGAGAAGTCGATCTGCGGGTCGATCCCCTGGCTGAACAGGTTCATACCGAGCGTCACCAGGTCGACGTTGCCCGTACGCTCGCCGTGCCCGAACAGGCAACCCTCGACGCGGTCGGCGCCGGCCATCATCGCCAGCTCCGTCGCAGCGACGGCGGTGCCTCGGTCGTTGTGCGGGTGCAGCGAGATCGCGACGTGCTCGCGCAGGCTGATGTTGCGGCCGAACCACTCGATCTGGTCGGCGTACGTGTTCGGCGGACCCATCTCGACGGTGGCGGGAAGGTTCAGGATGATCTCGCGGCCCTCGCCCGGCTGCCATACGTCCATCACCGACTCGCACACCTCGACGGCGAAGTCCATCTCGGACCCGGTGAAGATCTCCGGCGAGTACTGGTAGCCGAAGTCGGTGCCGGGCAGCAGCTCGTCGGCGTACTTCATCACCAGCTCGGTGCCGCGTACGGCGATCGCGCGGGTCTCGTCCTTGCCGAAGCCGAACACCACGCGGCGGAACAGCGGCGCGACCGCGTTGTACAGATGGACGTTCGCGCGCGGTGCGCCGACGAGCGACTGCACGGTTCGCTCGATCAGGTCTTCACGCGCCTGCGTGAGCACGGAGATCGTCACGTCGTCGGGGATCAGGCCGTCCTCGACCAGGTGGCGTACGAACTCGAAGTCGGTCTCGCTCGCGGCCGGGAACCCGACCTCGATCTCCTTGTAGCCCATGCGTACGAGCAGGTCGAACATGCGGCGCTTGCGCGCCGGCGTCATCGGGTCGATCAGGGCCTGGTTGCCGTCGCGAAGGTCGGTCGACAGCCAGCGCGGCGCCGTCGTCACCGTGTTGCTCGGCCAGGTGCGATCAGGAACGGTGACGGTCTGGAACCGGCGGTAGCGCTCGTACGGCATGCCGCTCGGCTTCTGGGGGGAGATGCTCATGTGGGTGGATCCTCATCCGGTGTCGTCGTACGGCCGGCGAGACGACGAACTCCGCGACGAGGGGTCCGACCTGATCAGACCTCGTCGCGGCAGCGAAGGAGGAGGCTCGTAAAGCGCATCGGTGCGATCGTAGCAGGACTCCTGCCCGTACGGGCAGGAGTCCTCAGGTGATGGCCTCGGTCAGGCGACGGCCTGCTTCGGGTTCGGGCCATACTTGTTGTCGGCGTGGCTGTCCTGCACGTAGAAGATGATGAGCACGATCCAGCCGATCAGCGGGATGAGGCCGATCAGGATCCACCAGCCGACCCGACCGGTGTCGTGCAGTCGGCGGATCGCCACCGCGAGACCCGGCAGGAACAACGCGAGTCCGACGATGGTGTTGATGACGCCGCCGCCGGAGCCGTAATCCGTACCGGCCGCCGCGTCGATGGCCGAGGCGACCAGCGAGACCAGGACCGAGAACAGGAAGAACCACCAGTACTCGCTGCGGCGGGCGCGCCCGCTGAACACGACGTACTTCGACAGCACGGTCTGGACCGCTTCAACGAACCCCATGTCCACCAGCTCCTCGTAGGCTTGATGCTCAACGTAGAGCATTTCCGGGTCGTCGGGTGCGTTTTCGACCGGCGCGTCCCGGTACGGTCGGGCCATGGCCCAGCTGCTCGTCGTGCACCACTCGCCCACCCGCTCGATGCGAACGCTGCTCGAAGGAGTGCTCGGTGGAGCCAATGACGACGCGATCACCGGCGTCGACGTGCTCGTACGCCCGGCGCTGGAGGCGACCGCAGAGGACGTACTCGCGAGCGACGGGTACCTGCTCGGTACGACCGCGAACTTCGGCTACATGAGCGGAGCGCTCAAGCACTTCTTCGACTCGACGTTCCTGGCGGTCGGCGGCGCGCTGTCGAGCACGGGCGCGGCCGACGAGTCGAGCGGCCGGACCTCCGGGCGGCCGTTCGGGCTGTACGTCCACGGCCGATACGACACGAACGGCGCCGTGCGGTCTGTGTCGTCGATCACCGGCGCGCTCGGCTGGCGGCAGGCGGCCGCGACTCTCGAGGTGATGGGCGACGTCACAGACGAGCATCGCGACGCCGCGTACGACCTCGGCGGCACGCTCGGCGCACTCCTCATGGAGTGACCCCGCTTGGGCGCCCCGCCTAAGATGAGGTGGTGCGAACACCGTCCCTCGCACGCGCCCTCATTCTTTTCGCGTGCACAACCCTGCTCGTCGCCGGGTGCAACGGCGACGACTCACCCGACGCCGCGGGTGAGTCCGACGACCCGACATCCTCGGAGACGACGTCGGAACCGCCGCCTCCTCCCCCGCCGGCGCCCGAGCAGGCGCGGTGCTACCAGCTGAGCGGCGACGAGGTCGCGCAGGCGCACAGCGATGCCGACCCCGTCGCGTGCAAGAAGCGGCACACCTCACAGACGTACGCCGTCGGCAGACTGCAGAAGAACCTCGTCGGCCGCGACGCCGTTCTCGACAGCAACGCGATCGCCGCCTTCGTCGACAAGCGGTGTGCCGCACGGTTCACCGGGTACGTCGGGGGCGACGCCGAGACGCGTACGCTCGCGCGCGTGCACCACGTGTGGTTCGTACCGACCGAGGACGAGATCACCCGCGGTGCGCACTGGTTCCGCTGCGATGTCATCGCGAACGGCTCGGGTGGCGCACCGGCAGCCCTGCCGGCGGTGACGAAGGGTCTGCTCGCCGCCGACGACGCCCTCGACTCCTGGGGTACGTGCGACCGGTCCGGAGAGTCGTTGAACCCGGAGGCCGACTGGCGGCTCTGCTCCGAACCTCACAACTGGCAGGCGATCGGCACCCTGTCCGTCGGCGAGCGGGACGCCTCGTGGCCGGGCAGGGATGACCTCCAGGCACGGGGCGACGAGTGCGAGGCGACCGTCCGCGACTATCTCGGCGACTCCACGGGTGCATTGACGTTCCAGTGGTCGTACCCGACCTCGGCACAATGGCGGGACGGTCGACGGTATGGACTGTGCTGGACCCAGGATCAGTGATCCGTACACTGTCGGTCGTCACCACACGTCGACCGAGCGGGGGCTCACGTGCGTAATGCCCGAACCAGCCTGATCGTCGCCGCGGCACTGCTCGCCCTGAGCGGCTGCGCGTCGGCGGAGGATCTCGCCTCGGCGGGCGCGACCGACGACCCGACGACCGAGGCAACCGACGAGCCGACCGATGAGCCGACGGAGGAACAGACCGAGGAGCCGTCGACGCCTACTCCGAGCGCGGGTGACTGCCGCAAGATCGACTCCACCGAGATCTCCCGTGGAGCCGTCGGCGCCGGGAAGTCGGTCGGCTGCAGGCAGCCGCACAACGCGCAGACGTTCTACGTCGCCGACGCCAAGGGCAAGACGGCGAAGGCACTGACCGGTGGCGACCTCACGAAGGTCTACAAGCAGACCGAGCCGATGTGCGAGAAGCAGATTCAGGCCTGGACCGGCGGCAACGCGGCGCGCCTGGCTCGTACCGGGTACGACATCGTCATCGGTACTCCGCCGGCAGCCGACGTCCCGCTCGGCGCGATGTGGGTACGGTGCGACGTCATCCTCTATGACCCGGACGGATCCGTCGTCGGTCTGCCGAACGACACCCGCGGGTCGCTCGACAAGGCGACGAGTGACGTCGACTTCTGCGTCCGCGGCTCGTTCAAGCCGAGTGGCACGAACGTCGTGCTGTGCGACAAGCCGCATGACTTCCGCTCCGTCGGGGTCGTCAACTTCGGTAAGTCGTCGGACTCCTACCCCGGCAGATCTCAGGTGGAGGGCGGAATGCGAAAGCCCTGCCTGCGGCAGTCCCGCAAGTACCTCGGGAAGAACCTGTATACGGGTTGGACGTTCCCGACCGCCTCGACCTGGAAGAACGGCGACCGCTACGGCGAGTGCTACGCGAAGACGAAGAAGTAGCGCCGGCCTGAACCATCCCGGCTGGGTCCGCGTCGCACCCGGTGGAACGCACGACTCGACCACCGCACCCAGGGGACCTCACATGCGCGCACTCGCCGCAGTCACGACGACAGCACTCGCACTCGCCACACTGACCGCCTGCGGCGGCGACGCCTCCGGCGAGGGAAGCGTCGACTGCGCCGACGCACCCGAGGTCACCGTGACCGACAACGGCTCGAGCCCTCGTACCGAGCTGCGCCTGTCGCCGAAGCAGGGCGACACGGTCAAGCTGGACTTGGAGCTGGATATGGACCTGTCGATGGAGGCCGACGGCTCCAGCGTGCCGACGGGCTCCGTACCCACGATCACGATGGGCATGGTCGCGACCGTCGAGAGCGCCACCGACGACGAGATCGAGATGTCGTTCGAGTACGACACGGTCGACGCCGGCGGCGACCCGACCGTCGAGTCGACGCTGCGTACGATCATCGGCACCTCCGGGACGATCACCACCGATGCGAGAGGCGTCTACGTCGACGGCGACATCGAGCCGGCACCGGGCATGGACCCGACGATGGAGAGCACCCTCCAGCAGCTGGAGCAACAGTTCGCCAACATGACGGTCCCGCTCCCCGACGTGGCGATCGGGCAGGGCGCGATCTGGGAGGTCGAGACACCGGTCGAGTTCAACGGCCTCGAGACCTGCAACACTTACACGTACACGCTCGACGAGCTCGACGGGGCGGCGTACACGCTCGGCGTTGAGATCGACCAGCAGATGGCGCCGGGCACGGTCGAGCAGAACGGCGTCGAGGCCAAGTTGACCGAGGGATCCTCGTCGGGCTCGGGTACGACGCACGGCAACCTCGACCTGCCGCTCGCGGTCTCCGGTACTTCCGACCTCGACTCCGCGACGACGATGGAGGTCGACCAGGGCGGCGACACCCAGGAGATCAAGACCGACATCGGCATGAACCTCACCATCGCCGAGCGCGAGTGACTCGTCCGTTCCAGGTGGGGCCGTCCGTCGCTATCCGGGCATGCGGATACCCCGCCGCGGTGGTGCTGTCGTGGCGGGGTCCTAAGCGACGCTCTGTTTTCGCTTGTCCTGGACGGTGTTGGTGACGCGGCCGGGGAGTCTGGTGGTTGTGCCGCCGGTGACGAGGTACGTGCGGCCGGCGGGTGATTGCCAGAGCCAGATGCCGGGTCCGGGATTGGATACCTGCCAGGTGG harbors:
- a CDS encoding septum formation family protein, with product MRNARTSLIVAAALLALSGCASAEDLASAGATDDPTTEATDEPTDEPTEEQTEEPSTPTPSAGDCRKIDSTEISRGAVGAGKSVGCRQPHNAQTFYVADAKGKTAKALTGGDLTKVYKQTEPMCEKQIQAWTGGNAARLARTGYDIVIGTPPAADVPLGAMWVRCDVILYDPDGSVVGLPNDTRGSLDKATSDVDFCVRGSFKPSGTNVVLCDKPHDFRSVGVVNFGKSSDSYPGRSQVEGGMRKPCLRQSRKYLGKNLYTGWTFPTASTWKNGDRYGECYAKTKK
- a CDS encoding DUF6263 family protein — protein: MRALAAVTTTALALATLTACGGDASGEGSVDCADAPEVTVTDNGSSPRTELRLSPKQGDTVKLDLELDMDLSMEADGSSVPTGSVPTITMGMVATVESATDDEIEMSFEYDTVDAGGDPTVESTLRTIIGTSGTITTDARGVYVDGDIEPAPGMDPTMESTLQQLEQQFANMTVPLPDVAIGQGAIWEVETPVEFNGLETCNTYTYTLDELDGAAYTLGVEIDQQMAPGTVEQNGVEAKLTEGSSSGSGTTHGNLDLPLAVSGTSDLDSATTMEVDQGGDTQEIKTDIGMNLTIAERE